A window of the Fibrobacter sp. UWH6 genome harbors these coding sequences:
- the priA gene encoding primosomal protein N': MARRIPKLNAPEEVHNKLKPELLTDFCEVYIPMAPDVYTYGVPVGVTLKRGDVVWVQFATRKKPALAVVSKVHQQRPSFQVRPAYPHQSGFSFNERYMENLEWVARYYISTPMKSLFVFWPADFEKFLDALAASKNSDLPADTPSATVKPSAESTAQPPLTLEQNNALQSLVADLNGTGFRGTLLHGVTGSGKTRIYQELARVALSQGKKVLILVPEIGLTPQTSKRFEDFLQVPIVVLHSALSAPKKREGYLSIMRGDAKVVLGTRSAILAPFDFDLVILDEEHDSSFKQQDPAPRYHTRELAFHLAFKHGALVVLGSATPCLETYTNAQTGKLKLLTLKERATQAPMPHIDIVDMGKNRQQKGIMLSPALREALTENVAAGDQAIILMNRRGYSKVRVCTECGETLYCKNCHIPLVYHKQYRSLMCHYCATLYPVNTPCGSCGADTYEFVGGAIEMLEEEINGWVPGAKVIRMDRDTTQNVGATEKILDQFRSGEFNILLGTQMVAKGHDFPGVRLVGIVGADSGTGIPDFRTTERLYQLLSQTAGRAGRASRKSDDPQSDQGRVFIQTLKPSEPVMQFAIHHDFEGFASMETDDRQAACYPPFCKLVEISCGSKDPDLLRHTVERLENILRADKSFMVLGPVDAFVPIVQNVHWTRLYIKTQDLAPVRRILSPIVNSPKPWVMGVDIKVEIQ; the protein is encoded by the coding sequence GTGGCAAGACGAATTCCCAAACTAAACGCACCCGAAGAAGTTCATAACAAGCTCAAACCCGAGCTGCTGACCGACTTCTGCGAAGTGTACATCCCCATGGCTCCCGATGTCTATACATACGGAGTCCCTGTTGGCGTCACCCTGAAACGCGGTGATGTTGTATGGGTTCAGTTCGCCACACGCAAGAAGCCTGCCCTGGCCGTAGTTTCCAAGGTACACCAGCAGCGGCCCTCATTCCAGGTGCGCCCCGCCTACCCTCACCAATCCGGATTCTCCTTTAACGAACGATACATGGAAAATCTGGAATGGGTCGCCAGGTATTATATAAGCACGCCAATGAAATCGCTATTTGTTTTTTGGCCTGCCGATTTTGAAAAGTTCCTGGACGCCCTGGCCGCATCGAAAAATTCAGACTTGCCGGCAGACACCCCTAGTGCAACCGTAAAGCCATCCGCAGAATCTACCGCCCAGCCGCCGCTGACGTTAGAACAAAATAACGCACTGCAGTCCCTAGTCGCCGATCTTAACGGCACAGGTTTCCGCGGCACCCTCCTTCACGGCGTTACCGGTTCCGGCAAGACCCGCATTTATCAGGAGTTAGCCCGAGTCGCCCTGAGCCAGGGCAAAAAAGTTTTAATCCTGGTTCCCGAAATCGGTTTGACACCGCAGACTTCCAAACGGTTTGAAGACTTTCTGCAAGTTCCCATCGTGGTTCTGCACTCCGCCCTGTCCGCCCCCAAAAAGCGAGAAGGCTATCTGTCCATTATGCGCGGTGATGCAAAAGTAGTCCTTGGTACCCGCAGCGCCATTCTGGCTCCCTTCGACTTTGACCTTGTCATCTTAGACGAAGAACACGATTCTTCTTTCAAGCAGCAGGACCCTGCCCCACGATATCACACCCGTGAACTAGCATTCCACTTGGCATTCAAGCATGGAGCCCTTGTGGTTTTAGGCAGCGCAACTCCTTGCCTTGAAACCTACACAAACGCACAAACCGGAAAGCTAAAGCTGTTGACGCTAAAGGAACGCGCCACCCAGGCACCCATGCCTCACATCGACATCGTAGACATGGGCAAGAACCGCCAGCAGAAAGGCATCATGCTCTCCCCCGCCCTCCGCGAAGCCCTGACCGAAAACGTGGCCGCCGGAGACCAGGCCATCATCCTGATGAACCGCCGCGGTTATTCAAAGGTTCGAGTCTGCACGGAATGTGGAGAAACCCTTTACTGCAAGAACTGCCACATTCCTCTGGTATATCATAAGCAGTACCGTTCTCTCATGTGCCATTACTGCGCCACCCTCTACCCCGTAAACACCCCCTGCGGCAGCTGCGGAGCAGACACCTACGAATTCGTGGGCGGAGCCATCGAAATGCTGGAAGAAGAAATCAACGGCTGGGTTCCCGGAGCCAAAGTCATCCGCATGGACCGCGACACCACCCAGAACGTAGGTGCCACCGAAAAAATTCTGGACCAGTTCCGCAGCGGTGAATTCAACATTTTGCTTGGCACCCAGATGGTTGCCAAGGGCCACGACTTCCCCGGAGTTCGCTTGGTAGGAATCGTCGGAGCCGACAGCGGCACAGGCATCCCCGATTTTAGAACAACCGAACGTCTTTACCAATTATTGAGTCAGACGGCAGGTCGAGCCGGCCGAGCCTCCCGCAAATCCGACGACCCGCAAAGCGACCAAGGCCGAGTCTTCATTCAGACTTTAAAGCCCTCCGAGCCGGTGATGCAATTTGCCATTCACCATGACTTCGAAGGTTTCGCCTCCATGGAAACTGACGACCGACAAGCCGCCTGCTACCCGCCCTTCTGCAAGCTGGTAGAAATCAGCTGCGGCAGCAAGGACCCAGACCTTTTACGCCATACGGTGGAACGTCTAGAAAACATCCTCCGCGCCGACAAGAGCTTTATGGTATTAGGCCCCGTAGACGCCTTCGTCCCCATTGTGCAAAACGTACACTGGACCAGACTCTACATCAAGACACAGGATCTGGCCCCCGTGCGGAGAATTCTTTCGCCCATCGTCAACTCCCCCAAACCCTGGGTTATGGGAGTAGATATAAAGGTGGAAATTCAATAG
- a CDS encoding WYL domain-containing protein translates to MASGYEKINNIKGFLKSKVTVKQLASLLNCGPRTVFRHLDVVAKENCGLRKFKENGETYYVIQTDKEMNFNQEVVRQLEKVKKSLSVANAADLKTIKLLEKVIDSMQTTDPEDFKPDAISTDPDYILDYGPFCDNKLQDSMVNKVLKAIHDGSMIRINYTHSASSEKPETKIVNPIKVIMRMDTLYLIAADETYEETQVFKNFMFEKISNVTITNVPAPKLPFDAKIHYKYAFAKYTDSKITPEDVSLLVKTKWLQTQFERSHFFPEATRRLDKNGNMVVDVKLRITPDFVTWLMGVSTEISILKPESLKNKVRESLLKALAEMDA, encoded by the coding sequence ATGGCAAGTGGTTACGAAAAAATCAATAATATCAAGGGCTTCCTAAAAAGTAAGGTCACTGTAAAACAGCTTGCCTCTTTGTTGAATTGCGGCCCTCGTACGGTATTCCGTCATCTGGATGTCGTTGCCAAGGAAAACTGCGGACTCCGTAAGTTTAAGGAAAATGGCGAAACTTATTATGTTATTCAAACTGACAAGGAGATGAACTTCAACCAGGAAGTGGTTCGTCAACTTGAAAAGGTCAAGAAGAGCCTTTCTGTCGCTAACGCGGCCGACTTGAAGACTATCAAACTGCTGGAAAAGGTGATTGATTCCATGCAGACCACCGATCCCGAAGACTTCAAACCCGATGCCATTTCTACGGACCCGGACTACATTCTGGATTACGGTCCTTTCTGCGATAATAAATTGCAGGATTCCATGGTGAACAAGGTGCTGAAAGCCATTCACGATGGTTCCATGATCCGCATAAATTACACTCACTCCGCCTCTTCTGAAAAACCAGAGACGAAGATAGTGAATCCTATCAAGGTCATTATGCGTATGGATACCCTGTATCTGATAGCCGCAGATGAAACTTATGAAGAAACTCAGGTGTTCAAGAACTTCATGTTCGAAAAAATTTCCAACGTGACGATTACGAATGTTCCCGCACCTAAGCTACCCTTCGATGCGAAGATCCATTATAAGTATGCTTTCGCCAAGTATACCGATTCTAAAATCACTCCTGAAGATGTTTCCCTGTTGGTCAAGACCAAGTGGCTTCAGACTCAGTTTGAACGTTCCCACTTCTTCCCGGAAGCAACCCGCCGTCTCGATAAGAACGGCAATATGGTTGTGGATGTAAAACTCCGCATCACCCCTGATTTTGTTACTTGGCTCATGGGTGTTTCTACGGAAATCTCTATTCTTAAGCCGGAATCCCTCAAGAATAAGGTTCGTGAAAGTTTGCTGAAGGCTTTGGCCGAAATGGATGCGTAA
- a CDS encoding nitrilase-related carbon-nitrogen hydrolase has translation MLKIYLVQMEAVLNDKTANFRKVRQLLDECNPRDGLIILPEMFATGYIPEEPAKYAEDFGHADAGLTANFLSTLADETGCAVLGAGISTVPNKGQNAPLMQNHSSLYLPGRKEEAACYNKRKPFFPEVDFIPGDSVSLFKINQWNVAAAICYDLRFPELFRDAVKAGARLITIQAAWPVIRKEHWITLLKARAIENQVYVAAANQYGNSMIISPTGEVIAQGEMGEKVIQGTILSAPQEEYRKAFPVLKGIV, from the coding sequence ATGCTCAAGATTTATTTAGTACAGATGGAAGCGGTTTTAAACGATAAAACCGCAAACTTCAGGAAAGTCCGTCAACTATTAGACGAATGCAATCCCAGGGACGGCCTTATCATTCTCCCTGAAATGTTCGCCACAGGGTACATTCCCGAAGAGCCTGCCAAATATGCAGAAGACTTCGGCCATGCAGATGCAGGACTCACCGCCAACTTCTTGAGCACACTGGCCGACGAAACTGGATGTGCAGTCCTTGGCGCTGGAATTTCTACAGTTCCCAATAAAGGTCAGAACGCCCCCCTGATGCAAAACCATTCCAGCCTTTATCTGCCCGGTCGCAAAGAGGAAGCCGCCTGCTATAACAAGCGAAAGCCCTTCTTCCCCGAAGTGGATTTCATCCCTGGCGATTCCGTTAGCTTATTCAAAATAAACCAGTGGAATGTCGCCGCCGCCATCTGCTACGACCTGCGTTTTCCGGAACTGTTCCGCGACGCCGTAAAAGCCGGGGCAAGACTCATTACCATTCAGGCAGCCTGGCCCGTCATTCGCAAGGAACACTGGATCACCCTGCTGAAAGCCCGCGCCATCGAAAATCAGGTTTATGTAGCCGCCGCAAACCAATACGGAAATTCCATGATTATCTCCCCCACCGGCGAGGTTATCGCCCAGGGAGAAATGGGAGAAAAAGTGATCCAGGGGACCATTTTATCGGCTCCGCAAGAGGAATACCGCAAGGCATTTCCCGTCCTGAAAGGAATAGTCTAA
- a CDS encoding M15 family metallopeptidase, translated as MALANPTDVAFVPPKPEKPLRFCSAVKQWIAFAEQDSSLVEITRMKGLRMNLRYATFDNVTGHDLYCGVQRAFVRKEAYEKLKKTIHVMEQEFPGAKLVIFDAARPVYAQAALRNTVRGTPYSHYVSSPVKGGLHNFGLALDLSLTDAEGNLLDMGTDFDSFERCAGSVGESEALQSGRLTQQQIDNRNKLRSIMKKAGWVPLGSEWWHFNAFTRDYTYENFEKFGI; from the coding sequence ATGGCATTGGCGAATCCTACGGATGTCGCCTTTGTTCCGCCTAAGCCCGAAAAACCTTTGCGATTCTGTTCCGCAGTAAAGCAGTGGATTGCCTTTGCCGAACAGGATTCCAGCCTTGTGGAAATTACCCGTATGAAAGGCTTGCGCATGAATTTACGCTATGCGACTTTTGATAACGTAACGGGACATGACTTGTATTGCGGCGTGCAGCGGGCTTTTGTCCGCAAAGAAGCCTACGAGAAACTGAAGAAAACCATCCATGTCATGGAACAGGAATTCCCGGGAGCCAAGCTGGTCATCTTTGATGCCGCTCGACCTGTTTACGCTCAGGCTGCCCTGAGGAATACCGTGCGAGGAACTCCATATTCCCATTACGTTTCTTCTCCGGTGAAAGGGGGACTTCATAATTTCGGACTTGCTCTGGATTTGAGTCTTACGGATGCAGAAGGAAACTTGCTGGATATGGGGACTGATTTTGATTCCTTTGAACGCTGTGCGGGTTCTGTAGGGGAGTCTGAAGCTTTGCAAAGTGGTCGTTTGACTCAACAGCAGATAGACAATCGCAATAAACTTCGTTCTATTATGAAAAAGGCGGGATGGGTTCCTCTAGGAAGTGAATGGTGGCATTTTAATGCCTTTACCCGAGATTATACCTACGAAAATTTTGAGAAGTTTGGCATCTAA
- a CDS encoding DUF349 domain-containing protein, with protein MSLFDFVKPNWKKSDPAIRLKAVDEVDDQDIIEGLASDVDVRVRTAAVKKVASLDTLKRISQNDADESVKSLAKNRYLEEIVKKLKSLDSATSEDIALLSEIKDTHFADDLLKAAATCDAIREELVKSCTKASVLTIVATRDAKESVAMAAAEKVTSESFMADIAKSSKHTSVRKMVADKIRAKKEAEDGGKKAAALLAGKQEALLGQAHHLAAQKDPLAVKSQFEELMAEARALGMGDKQAALDEVYASFNKFCDEANAEKIAAEKAAAEKAAKIAALSASLEELEQLVSENKLADNAERVDAILNDWAEGKSMMDAALIKRFNNAYFKVQEVRKPVVVDAPAVDAADESARPELLERLQALADTDVNETTGKHLHGIVREWEKLPLLEGEDPILQSYNALRNKLSEKISSFTESAQKMVEENSVKLKAIIEKVKSFDENEDFRELNKKVRECYNQWKEIVGEQKFKYHDLWQEYKAATSRFQEMQQWENWRNEQARDELLTEMEALTKEEASQNVLSKLREFSNRWKEIGPVSAAKLQDYRDRFQGYYEKVKENCTAFIEEMNAERVKNLADKEAICQKIEELVANAEIFWKDKFKSVQELQESWKNIGMVPKENVAALTERFKAATNAFYAQHKENLKAEDESREANYEKKVALCLEAEAIQESSDWNATSNKLKQLQDAWKATGPVPKSKSDEIWTRFRTACDAFFEKKRAHFEEMDASKQKNLEAKTALCEKLEGTSEQTSLEELKAAEAEWKSLGMVPKEAVEAISDRFNTVYNKILARLAEADETLAAALAEIKAKKQEMINKVSEFAESAGSNQLADAVREIQKEWREAGSCGAEDMTMYKRFREICDDFFTRRRDQLDIQEQARQNNLQKKLLLCEQAEDLLTDLSEATVGASMNKVKHLRRLWKEVGAVPREHSEKTWNRFNSACDKVFAFGRKDEPKAEEAAAAAAEAPAAETAE; from the coding sequence ATGAGCTTATTTGATTTTGTAAAACCGAACTGGAAAAAGTCTGACCCCGCTATCCGCCTCAAGGCAGTAGACGAAGTCGACGATCAGGACATTATTGAAGGTCTTGCCAGCGACGTGGATGTTCGTGTTCGTACAGCTGCCGTCAAGAAGGTGGCTAGCCTGGATACTCTCAAGCGCATCTCTCAGAATGATGCCGACGAAAGTGTAAAGTCCCTGGCAAAGAACCGCTATCTGGAAGAAATCGTCAAGAAGCTGAAGTCCCTGGATTCTGCAACGAGTGAAGATATTGCACTGCTTTCTGAAATTAAGGATACTCACTTCGCCGATGACTTGCTGAAGGCTGCCGCTACTTGCGATGCCATTCGCGAAGAACTGGTGAAGTCTTGCACCAAGGCTAGCGTTCTTACCATTGTGGCTACCCGCGATGCCAAGGAATCCGTTGCCATGGCCGCTGCCGAAAAGGTGACTTCTGAATCCTTTATGGCTGACATCGCCAAGAGCTCCAAGCATACTTCCGTCCGTAAGATGGTGGCCGATAAGATTCGCGCCAAGAAGGAAGCCGAAGATGGTGGCAAGAAGGCTGCTGCTCTGTTGGCAGGTAAGCAGGAGGCTCTGCTGGGTCAGGCACATCACCTGGCTGCCCAGAAGGATCCTCTGGCTGTGAAGTCTCAGTTTGAAGAACTGATGGCCGAAGCCCGCGCCTTGGGCATGGGTGACAAGCAGGCTGCCCTGGATGAAGTTTATGCAAGCTTTAATAAGTTCTGCGATGAAGCCAATGCCGAAAAGATTGCCGCTGAAAAGGCTGCCGCCGAAAAGGCCGCCAAGATTGCCGCTCTTTCTGCTAGCCTCGAAGAACTGGAACAGCTGGTTTCCGAAAACAAGTTGGCCGATAACGCAGAACGCGTTGACGCTATCTTGAACGATTGGGCCGAAGGCAAGTCCATGATGGATGCCGCCTTGATCAAGCGCTTTAACAACGCCTACTTCAAGGTTCAGGAAGTCCGCAAGCCTGTGGTGGTGGATGCTCCTGCTGTAGACGCTGCTGACGAATCCGCCCGTCCGGAACTGCTGGAACGTCTGCAGGCTCTGGCTGACACCGACGTAAATGAAACTACCGGTAAGCACCTTCACGGCATTGTCCGCGAATGGGAAAAGCTGCCCCTGCTTGAAGGTGAAGATCCGATCCTTCAGTCCTACAATGCTCTCCGCAATAAGCTTTCCGAAAAGATTTCTTCCTTCACTGAATCCGCTCAGAAGATGGTTGAAGAAAACTCCGTCAAGCTGAAGGCCATTATCGAAAAGGTCAAGTCCTTCGACGAAAATGAAGACTTCCGCGAACTGAACAAGAAGGTTCGTGAATGCTACAACCAGTGGAAGGAAATCGTTGGCGAACAGAAGTTCAAGTACCACGACCTGTGGCAGGAATATAAGGCTGCAACCAGCCGTTTCCAGGAAATGCAGCAGTGGGAAAACTGGCGTAACGAACAGGCTCGCGATGAACTGCTGACCGAAATGGAAGCACTGACCAAGGAAGAAGCTAGCCAGAACGTTCTTAGCAAGCTCCGCGAATTCAGCAACCGCTGGAAGGAAATCGGCCCCGTATCTGCAGCAAAGCTTCAGGACTACCGCGATCGCTTCCAGGGTTACTATGAAAAGGTCAAGGAAAACTGCACTGCCTTTATCGAAGAGATGAATGCAGAACGCGTTAAGAACCTGGCCGACAAGGAAGCCATTTGCCAGAAGATCGAAGAACTGGTTGCCAATGCTGAAATTTTCTGGAAGGACAAGTTCAAGTCCGTTCAGGAACTCCAGGAATCCTGGAAGAACATCGGCATGGTTCCCAAGGAAAACGTGGCTGCCCTTACCGAACGTTTCAAGGCCGCTACCAACGCTTTCTATGCTCAGCATAAGGAAAACCTGAAGGCTGAAGATGAATCCCGCGAAGCTAACTACGAAAAGAAAGTTGCCCTCTGCCTGGAAGCAGAAGCCATTCAGGAATCCAGCGACTGGAATGCAACTTCTAACAAGTTAAAACAGCTGCAGGATGCATGGAAGGCTACTGGCCCCGTACCCAAGAGCAAGTCTGACGAAATCTGGACTCGCTTCCGTACCGCCTGCGATGCCTTCTTTGAAAAGAAGCGTGCTCACTTCGAAGAAATGGATGCTTCCAAGCAGAAGAATCTGGAGGCCAAGACCGCCCTTTGCGAAAAGCTGGAAGGTACTAGCGAACAGACTTCCCTGGAAGAATTGAAGGCCGCCGAAGCAGAATGGAAGTCTTTGGGTATGGTTCCCAAGGAAGCCGTAGAAGCTATCAGCGATCGCTTCAATACCGTTTACAATAAGATTCTTGCCCGCCTGGCAGAAGCCGATGAAACCCTGGCTGCCGCCCTTGCCGAAATCAAGGCCAAGAAGCAGGAAATGATCAACAAGGTTTCTGAATTTGCAGAAAGCGCCGGTTCCAACCAGTTGGCCGATGCTGTCCGCGAAATCCAGAAGGAATGGCGTGAAGCCGGTTCTTGCGGAGCCGAAGACATGACTATGTACAAGCGCTTCCGCGAAATCTGCGATGACTTCTTCACCCGCCGTCGTGACCAGCTGGACATTCAGGAACAGGCTCGCCAGAACAACCTTCAGAAGAAGTTGCTGCTCTGCGAACAGGCCGAAGACCTGCTGACCGACCTGAGCGAAGCTACCGTGGGCGCTTCCATGAACAAGGTGAAGCACCTCCGTCGCCTCTGGAAGGAAGTGGGTGCCGTTCCCCGTGAACATTCCGAGAAGACTTGGAACCGCTTTAACTCCGCCTGCGACAAGGTGTTCGCTTTTGGCCGCAAGGATGAACCCAAGGCTGAAGAAGCTGCTGCTGCTGCTGCAGAGGCTCCCGCTGCCGAAACCGCAGAATAA
- a CDS encoding PEGA domain-containing protein produces the protein MNLKVLFGALVLCSSVVLADDWDSVGWDDAGWDEPAPAAKPAPKPAPAPAPVAQPAPAPAPAPAPVAQPAPAPAPAPAPVAQPAPAPAPAPAPVAQPAPAPAPAPAPVAQPAPAPTPAPAPVAQPAPAPAPAPAPVAQPAPAPASAPAAEQPATFVPSVAPVASEPAPQSPTPVANVAPAGSALDLDKLTAKDTDDFNIYSNRLQLIMDSVTAAHIFVQQIESDVKAQLPPLAPKGEFEKMADFEKRRAVYDKEVKSLSEARSRVAVKRIAELEEAADKIRKIQSGMYSDVEVRTFPENAQVVLSTTGESLEAPAKFESVVPGKLTVTVSYPSYETRVVEVELKANTKLKLDVVLEEQSIFSREGEIKLSELLLKNSTKSEEYKARVVIIENRIRQTDGERTQMINKFMATYPKLSPQQPNESSEEFARRRDQWQEEGNRQYSELISRCDKYRERLLRAIEVLNDYMVAVQAETIRAEAPKAQVTIGSYDSEAETFSVSVVDSLDVATPFLFSGVMKMPIDKAATFDRSAPFKTEVEYLNFPLKTQAGDRYIAMSNLYLSRGGVPFDVDGSFSVNEFANEPEFVNWKAKSDSILAGELKTRGLTAEYAYGSDMPSTQQQSGESWTWRAWTRIAAAVLIAGGVGVGIYENSKANDVANDYNTSVFSNYEEKQAAQKKAVDDIDHHQTLRNVFYGVAGAGLLAGVITFVF, from the coding sequence ATGAATTTAAAAGTTCTTTTTGGAGCGCTAGTGCTTTGCAGTTCGGTTGTTTTGGCTGATGATTGGGATTCTGTAGGTTGGGACGACGCTGGTTGGGATGAACCTGCTCCCGCGGCAAAACCTGCTCCTAAGCCTGCTCCGGCACCCGCCCCTGTGGCCCAGCCCGCTCCGGCTCCTGCCCCGGCACCCGCTCCTGTGGCACAGCCCGCTCCGGCCCCAGCTCCTGCACCCGCTCCTGTGGCCCAGCCCGCTCCGGCCCCTGCCCCGGCACCCGCTCCTGTGGCACAGCCCGCTCCGGCCCCAGCTCCTGCACCCGCTCCTGTGGCACAGCCCGCTCCGGCTCCTACCCCGGCACCCGCCCCTGTGGCCCAGCCCGCTCCGGCTCCTGCCCCGGCACCCGCTCCTGTGGCACAGCCCGCTCCTGCTCCGGCCTCCGCTCCGGCTGCCGAACAACCTGCTACTTTCGTACCGTCGGTTGCTCCCGTAGCATCAGAACCGGCTCCGCAGAGTCCTACCCCTGTGGCTAATGTGGCTCCTGCTGGTTCTGCTTTGGATCTGGATAAGTTGACCGCCAAGGATACCGACGACTTTAACATTTATTCCAACCGACTGCAGCTGATTATGGACAGCGTTACCGCCGCTCACATTTTCGTACAGCAGATTGAATCCGATGTCAAGGCTCAATTGCCCCCTCTGGCTCCCAAGGGCGAATTTGAAAAGATGGCTGATTTTGAAAAACGCAGAGCTGTCTACGACAAGGAAGTTAAGTCACTTTCTGAAGCACGTTCCCGCGTTGCAGTAAAGCGTATCGCTGAACTTGAAGAAGCGGCTGATAAAATCAGAAAAATTCAGTCTGGTATGTACTCCGATGTAGAAGTGCGTACCTTCCCCGAAAATGCTCAAGTGGTTCTCTCTACTACGGGTGAGTCCTTGGAAGCTCCCGCTAAGTTCGAAAGCGTTGTTCCTGGCAAGTTGACGGTGACCGTTTCTTATCCCTCTTACGAAACAAGAGTTGTAGAAGTTGAATTGAAGGCCAATACCAAGTTGAAACTTGATGTTGTTCTTGAAGAACAGAGCATTTTCTCTAGAGAAGGTGAAATCAAACTTTCTGAACTTCTGCTCAAGAATTCCACAAAGTCTGAAGAGTATAAGGCTCGTGTGGTTATCATCGAAAATCGTATCAGACAGACTGATGGTGAACGTACTCAGATGATCAACAAGTTTATGGCCACTTACCCCAAGTTGTCTCCCCAGCAGCCCAACGAATCATCCGAAGAATTCGCTCGCCGTAGGGATCAGTGGCAAGAAGAAGGAAACCGTCAGTATAGTGAACTGATTTCCCGTTGTGACAAGTATCGTGAACGTCTGCTTCGCGCCATTGAAGTCTTGAACGACTACATGGTTGCTGTTCAGGCGGAGACTATTCGTGCCGAAGCTCCCAAGGCTCAGGTGACCATTGGTTCTTATGATTCTGAAGCTGAAACCTTCAGCGTGTCCGTGGTGGATTCCTTGGACGTCGCAACTCCGTTCTTGTTTAGCGGTGTGATGAAAATGCCGATTGACAAGGCTGCAACCTTTGATCGTTCCGCTCCTTTCAAGACCGAAGTGGAATATCTGAATTTCCCGTTGAAGACTCAGGCTGGCGACCGCTATATCGCAATGTCCAATCTTTACTTGAGCCGTGGCGGAGTTCCCTTTGACGTGGACGGTTCTTTCTCTGTGAATGAATTTGCCAATGAACCTGAATTTGTCAATTGGAAAGCCAAGTCCGATTCTATTCTTGCTGGTGAATTGAAAACCCGCGGCCTTACTGCAGAATATGCCTACGGTAGCGATATGCCTTCGACTCAGCAGCAGTCTGGCGAGTCCTGGACTTGGCGCGCATGGACCCGAATTGCTGCCGCAGTTCTTATTGCCGGTGGTGTAGGTGTGGGCATCTATGAGAACTCAAAGGCTAATGATGTTGCTAACGATTATAACACTTCTGTGTTCAGCAATTACGAAGAAAAACAGGCTGCTCAGAAAAAGGCTGTAGATGATATCGACCATCATCAGACGCTCCGTAACGTTTTCTATGGCGTTGCCGGTGCAGGTCTTTTGGCTGGTGTGATTACCTTTGTGTTCTAA
- the queA gene encoding tRNA preQ1(34) S-adenosylmethionine ribosyltransferase-isomerase QueA: protein MEHNLSDYSFEFPPELIASRTAGKGKTRILHCPKDGGERHIMKAADIVDLFRAGDCLVVNNTKVIPARLYGKTMHDGEVETLLVQAMIPAEDGSARYEAQVRPGKAFKVGRELIIAGVKTTVESINEDGSRVLRFAVTPVELEAVMNAQGHVPLPPYINRPDDEEDKKAYQTIFAKYSGAVAAPTASLHFSEEMLQALKDKGVKVAEVTLHVGPGTFQNISVEDFTQHKMHGEHYELTEENARIINEAKAAGGRVVTVGTTSTRVVETIADDNGVVRAQSGVTHAFFYPGYRYKIVDGLLTNFHWPKSSLILLVSAFYGRENTLAAYKMAVENRLKLFSYGDGMLIL, encoded by the coding sequence ATGGAACATAATCTTTCTGACTACAGTTTTGAATTTCCTCCCGAACTGATTGCCAGCCGCACGGCGGGCAAGGGCAAGACTCGCATTTTGCATTGCCCTAAGGACGGTGGTGAACGTCATATCATGAAGGCTGCCGATATCGTAGATCTTTTCAGGGCCGGTGACTGCCTGGTGGTGAACAACACCAAGGTGATTCCTGCCCGCCTTTATGGAAAGACCATGCATGACGGCGAAGTAGAAACCTTGCTGGTGCAGGCCATGATTCCTGCCGAAGATGGTTCTGCCCGTTACGAGGCTCAGGTTCGCCCGGGTAAGGCTTTTAAGGTGGGCCGCGAATTGATAATCGCTGGCGTTAAGACCACTGTAGAATCTATCAACGAAGACGGTTCCCGTGTTCTGCGCTTTGCCGTAACGCCCGTTGAACTGGAAGCGGTGATGAATGCCCAGGGACACGTGCCCCTGCCGCCCTACATTAACCGCCCCGATGACGAAGAAGACAAGAAGGCTTACCAGACTATTTTTGCCAAGTATTCCGGTGCCGTTGCCGCTCCTACGGCAAGCCTCCATTTTAGCGAAGAGATGCTGCAGGCTCTAAAGGACAAGGGCGTCAAGGTCGCCGAAGTTACACTGCATGTGGGACCCGGTACCTTCCAGAATATTTCTGTAGAGGATTTCACTCAGCACAAGATGCACGGTGAACACTACGAACTTACAGAAGAAAATGCTCGCATCATTAACGAGGCAAAAGCCGCCGGTGGCCGCGTTGTTACCGTGGGTACCACAAGTACCCGCGTGGTAGAAACCATCGCCGACGACAACGGCGTTGTCCGTGCCCAGAGCGGTGTCACTCACGCGTTCTTCTATCCGGGTTATCGCTACAAGATCGTAGACGGCTTGCTTACCAATTTCCATTGGCCCAAGAGTTCCCTAATCTTGCTGGTGTCTGCTTTCTATGGCCGCGAAAACACTCTGGCCGCCTACAAGATGGCTGTAGAAAATCGCCTGAAGCTGTTCAGCTACGGCGACGGCATGCTGATCCTTTAG